From a single Stomoxys calcitrans chromosome 4, idStoCalc2.1, whole genome shotgun sequence genomic region:
- the LOC131996912 gene encoding uncharacterized protein LOC131996912: MDKNLREKFVNCVNDLVDFESVYSAAKSDDNIHSLEITRVELNSLWDQIKKAYLDCRDRIPEKDETPIDKTKLRNNYKQALETYKRCLSSLNGEILALNEQQDQEKQERISMTQQRDNNDFSPALRLPPCDTDVFKGGYREWPTFRDLFSAIYINNSKLSKVEKLFHLTQKTAGEAREIISNVPLTHEGFDIAWRNLVHRYENKRMQVNEQLRALFNLPSVSVDNASTIQKLQRTIGSCTQTLQTLEVETGGWDPILVHLVSTKLPRIFLEEFESSLADCSSLPSWNQLDVFLTHKFKTLESVGNIKPQYSRYNQPRSEYDKREKRVNSFQTNVNPNFKNTGSRPSNNTQSHYNAQNNKPVCQLCKSNHSLRECPQFLERSINDRINIVKTGHLCYNCLSSDHGVRECKSRFSCRECSQRHHSLIHKGNQSQYPTTGTHQRGGARPSTSAAALNTLVQPGRQEARPSTSATDPTTLAQPVSEYARPSTSAAALTTLVQPSVSPNIQSTPCLEAPCSTTLTLQEIRPTPQPKETLLFTAIVQIKSRGHRYDARAIIDPGSQSTFISEKIRNKLQLPTVKNLIHVTGLSDAVSETSTKACVFNLCSRVNPSFELEVWAPVLKTLPSHLPTHNLRQNQFGDFAHLSLADPRFFESRPVDMLIGLDIGPLIFTKGGTMKSFGSLIAQDTVFGWIIGGPITEDPKPARPTRPRFDPREPRYRPASWQYACGLCQEDHAIRSCPRFRQMTPYQRYETVERRSYCRNCLARSHLAPDCPVVTACRTCDYRHHTMLHGAPQLRETYGSYSPPPMEIANPRQLAIEPANQMPIVQGPPPVEIPYSRATVFVPTAMVELAPEEQDDWAGVRVLLCQASTITRIAAATVTRLGIPTRERRGHRLATIRLRSRHASRRTMYTIRAVVTRDLPRRPYSDPIIPDPTSSLRSLSLADADPRGNEPIDVEVGADAYAHLRRSGVVQPGLGAVFAQETDWGYVFVGPVTSQARNQN, translated from the coding sequence atggataagaatttacgCGAAAAATTTGTAAACTGTGTGAATGATTTAGTAGATTTTGAAAGCGTTTACTCCGCGGCTAAGTCAGATGATAATATACATTCGTTAGAAATCACGCGGGTAGAACTCAATTCTTTATGGGATCAAATCAAGAAGGCATACTTAGATTGTAGGGACCGCATTCCGGAAAAGGATGAGACACCTATAGATAAAACTAAACTTCGAAATAATTACAAACAGGCACTAGAAACTTATAAACGGTGTTTAAGCTCTCTTAACGGAGAAATTTTGGCCCTTAACGAGCAACAAGATCAAGAAAAACAGGAGAGAATATCGATGACCCAACAGCGAGACAATAATGATTTTTCACCAGCTCTAAGATTGCCGCCCTGTGACACAGATGTTTTTAAAGGGGGATATCGCGAATGGCCCACCTTTAGGGACTTATTTTCAgcaatttacattaacaattcaaaattaagtAAAGTCGAGAAGTTGTTTCACTTAACCCAGAAAACAGCAGGAGAAGCCCGCGAAATAATTTCCAATGTTCCACTGACCCATGAGGGTTTCGACATAGCGTGGAGAAATCTCGTTCATAGGTACGAAAATAAACGCATGCAGGTAAATGAGCAATTGCGAGCTCTTTTTAATTTACCTTCGGTTTCCGTTGATAACGCGTCAACAATCCAGAAATTACAGCGCACTATAGGTAGTTGTACCCAAACTTTACAGACCCTTGAAGTAGAAACGGGGGGATGGGACCCAATCTTAGTTCATCTTGTGTCAACCAAActaccaagaatatttttagaagaattcgAAAGCAGCCTAGCAGATTGTTCGTCTCTTCCATCGTGGAATCAACTAGATgtatttttgacccataaattcAAGACCCTAGAATCAGTCGGCAATATCAAGCCACAATATTCGAGATATAATCAACCCAGATCGGAGTACGATAAGCGGGAAAAGCGAGTTAAtagttttcaaacaaatgtaaatcccaatttcaagaacacgggctcaagacccagcaacaacacacaatcACACTATAATGCTCAGAATAACAAACCGGTTTGTCAACTTTGTAAATCCAATCATTCTTTGCGAGAATGTCCTCAATTTCTAGAAAGGTCGATCAACGATCGAATAAACATTGTTAAGACAGGTCATCTTTGCTATAACTGCCTTTCTTCGGATCATGGAGTCAGGGAGTGTAAAAGTCGTTTTAGTTGTAGGGAATGTAGTCAACGACACCACAGTTTGATACATAAAGGCAACCAGAGCCAGTACCCTACAACAGGCACCCACCAACGAGGCGGAGCACGACCTAGCACCAGTGCTGCCGCTCTCAACACTTTAGTTCAACCCGGTAGACAGGAAGCACGACCTAGCACCAGTGCTACTGATCCTACCACCCTAGCTCAACCGGTTAGCGAATACGCACGCCCTAGTACCAGTGCTGCCGCTTTAACCACCCTAGTACAACCATCGGTATCGCCAAATATACAGTCCACACCTTGTTTAGAAGCACCTTGTTCAACGACTTTGACACTTCAGGAAATCAGACCCACTCCGCAACCCAAAGAGACACTTTTGTTCACAGcaatagttcaaatcaaatctagaggacataGATATGATGCCAGGGCAATCATCGATCCTGGGTCACAATCAACTttcatatcagaaaaaattagaaacaaattgCAACTTCCAACAGTTAAGAATTTAATTCATGTCACAGGTTTAAGCGACGCAGTTTCTGAAACATCGACAAAAGCTTGCGTCTTCAATCTTTGCTCACGAGTAAATCCTAGTTTTGAGCTGGAGGTTTGGGCACCAGTCTTAAAGACCCTACCTTCTCATTTACCAACACACAATTTAAGGCAAAATCAATTTGGAGATTTTGCACACCTTAGTCTCGCGGACCCCCGATTCTTTGAAAGTCGACCCGTGGACATGTTAATCGGATTAGATATTGGACCCCTTATATTCACAAAAGGCGGTACTATGAAATCCTTTGGATCACTTATAGCGCAGGACACCGTTTTTGGGTGGATCATAGGAGGACCCATTACGGAAGACCCTAAACCCGCCAGACCCACACGCCCTCGCTTCGACCCACGGGAACCCAGGTATCGCCccgcatcttggcagtatgcctGTGGCCTCTGCCAGGAGGACCACGCCATACGGTCATGCCCGCGGTTCCGGCAAATGACACCGTATCAGAGATACGAGACAGTTGAGAGACGGAGTTACTGTCGGAACTGTCTGGCGCGCAGCCATCTGGCCCCAGACTGCCCCGTGGTCACTGCCTGCCGAACATGCGACTACCGCCATCACACAATGCTGCATGGAGCCCCACAGCTTAGGGAGACATACGGCAGCTACAGCCCGCCCCCAATGGAGATTGCCAACCCACGGCAACTTGCAATCGAACCAGCCAACCAGATGCCCATCGTCCAAGGCCCTCCCCCGGTCGAGATACCTTACAGCCGGGCCACTGTTTTTGTACCCACGGCGATGGTGGAATTGGCACCCGAGGAGCAGGACGATTGGGCTGGGGTACGGGTACTTTTGTGCCAGGCATCGACCATCACCCGAATCGCGGCAGCCACAGTAACTCGCCTGGGGATACCAACGAGAGAGCGCAGAGGGCACCGTCTGGCAACTATAAGACTTCGGTCAAGGCATGCGTCGAGGAGGACCATGTATACCATCCGGGCAGTGGTGACCCGGGATTTGCCGCGACGACCCTATTCAGATCCCATCATTCCCGACCCCACAAGCAGCCTAAGATCCCTTTCTTTGGCAGATGCTGACCCTAGAGGCAACGAACCAATCGATGTAGAGGTAGGGGCCGATGCCTACGCCCACCTCCGGAGGAGTGGTGTTGTACAACCCGGATTGGGAGCCGTCTTCGCCCAGGAGACAGATTGGGGATACGTGTTCGTCGGCCCAGTCACCTCACAGGCaagaaaccaaaattaa